The Dermacentor silvarum isolate Dsil-2018 chromosome 7, BIME_Dsil_1.4, whole genome shotgun sequence genomic sequence aatCTCCGGTtgggtggcgggagatttgaattgggATAAAGGTATTCAGACCCTGTAGATGCATTTTGCTCATaaaagttgtctttttttttttttggcacgaaacaagcgttgcgtggtttctggaatggtatttaaacagtccacgtcgacttggtatttgcctttagtgtccctttaagaccaaGCGAATAGAATGTCCTCATAGGTAGACCACCTACTACTCATTATCACACCGTCAACTATGGTACAGGACGGAATTTTTAACACTATTTAAATGCATTGAATATGTACTTGAATGTGTACTTTTTTTAATGCACTTAAATGAGCACACCGTTCTCGACTAGCTGTAAAACATACAAAGGGAGGACTCGCTGAGTTGAGTACACATATCAAATGTCATTTTTGGATGCAGAAGTACGAGCAGTGTAAGGCTTATAGAGCTTAGTTCCGTGGTCACCAGTGCTGTGGCTAACATTGTACTGAAATTGTTTTAGCTGCCCAAAGCATGGATTGCTGATGGGTGGCAATATGTTGGCATGGTGCAGGCTACGGCAACATCACCCCACTGTCCACGGGTGGCAAGATCTTCTGCATCGTGTACGGGCTGATTGGCATTCCACTGACCTTGATCCTGCTGTCGGCTTTCGTCGAGCGACTCCTAATCCCTGTCACCTACATACTGCAGTTTCTCAACTCGCGCCTCGGGCACCTGTACCAGGCATTCAACATCCGTGTCCTCCACCTCTTCATTGTCGGTGTACGAACACATTCTTGTTTCCTGCCGCAGTGCCTTGTGCCAGTCCAACTCTTAGTTATCAACTAAGACCATCAGAGGTCCACAATGGTCAACACTTTCCACACAGGCTGATAACTGCAATTTTCATACCGTCAAACAATGTAAAAGACGTGCAATTGTGAGCAGACGACACAAGAGCAAGCAACAAAAGACAAGGATGAGTGAGCAGCTCGAAATGTGGCCAAACGAAGCGAGCACTTGCGTCGTCTACTCATTCATCTGTGTCTTATGCAGTGTTTTCAAGCATGGCATATAACCAACTAGTCCACACCAACACCTAACTGAATTTGATGCTCTCATTTGGCAATTCTAGCCAATACTGTTATTTTCCCTATTGCCTGATGTTGCCTCATATGCCAATAATTTTATGCGCTAAGTGTTAAAAGAACATCAGGCATCCTGTTAAGTTTTACCATAGACAGGCATCATGTTCTGCAACTATGAAAAATTACAGTTGAGCATAAGGCTAGCACTGCACTAACTGGCAAAAACTTTTGGGATATCATTTCCGACTGCCCTTATATCAATATGTTTGTTAACGCTTTATCTTTTTCATCCGACCTGAAAATTAATAGCACTTCTTTTCCTGCTCAAATCAAGCCGGTAGTAATGCACCGTATGTTTGTCTTGGTGCTTATTGCACTTTCTGGTATTATTAAAGTAACTGCAGTTTATCTCAGATGTGTCATTGAAATATAGCGGCTCAATGTAAACTGCTGCATTTGATTCAGTGACTGCAAGCAGCCCACAAACCCTGCATGTCTTCCTAGCATGCTGTGCTTTGATTCTACACTCTCGCCGCACGTACCGCAAGAGCAACTGTGCCACTGGAGTGCTCAGTTTGAGCAGCTGTGGTGAACACTGAAAAAGGACAAGGAGAAAGACGATGGCGCAGCACATATGTACATTAATGAGGGCAGCATtgcgggcaagttggtagtccattagtaaggtgttattgcgcaacaaaaggacatggacggcagataaaaaaacacacaccaagcgcaaactttcaactaaatttattgtgccactgaatcagtttatatgtgtcaggcagtatagactgcgcatgcaCTTACATGAACTAAAAGGATTGCGTATTCGTGTACATTGACATGAAAGCCAGTGCCCATTTGTGTTGGTTGCCTTGTTGACTCGCGTGCCTCGTCTTTTTGCACTGTCACTCGCTTACTGCGACCACATACCAACTACcccacagacaagccataatgAAGCAGCTAGCTGTGCAGTTGTGCACTGCCCACCATTAGTCCTCTCAGATATTAATTACCTGGCATTTGACATCCCATTGTCAAATTATCTCTATCCTGCATAGACATGCATCGGTGCTCTATCAGCACCTTCGAACATGGTCGAATAAAGTAGAAAGTTGAATGAACAGTCGTCAAATGAATGCTGACAGGTTATCTGGAGATGCAACTGAATTTGCACTTGTGCTTATTGATATGGTTTCACAATAGAAAAATGAGACATGGAAGAGTGGACCGAAAGTAGAAAAGTCTACAAATAAAAGCATTTATTGCATGATCTCAATATATATTAGGGAAACAAGAACAGAAAAGCATCAAGAGCACAAACATCCTGAAAATAATTGATAAACCTGCAAAGAAGGATGCTTTCAAGAAACAATAACATGTGTATCTTTTCACTAAAACACAGTCATTCTTTTTGCTAGTCTAGAGATGATTTGTGCGTATAGTTGTATGGTAATGCACTCCTGATCTGCACACATACAGTCAAACCTTATTATAACGAAATCTTACTCTATgtgaaaataccttcgttatatccaatattcattataagcatatgTTCGCTACATGCTGATATCAGCAAGAAACAGATTTGCTTCCATTGTATTCGATCATTTGTGATATATCAATGTATGGCCAGTATTTGTGTATGACAGTGCTCTGGTTCCCTTGCAGCTGTTGGTGGTGATCTTCTTCTTCCTGGTGCCTGCGGCTATCTTCTCATCCCTGGAGCCAGAGTGGGACTATGTGGACTCGCTCTACTACTGCTTCATATCCCTCACAACCATTGGTCTTGGCGATTTCACACCCGGAGACAGCTATGAGCAACCCTACAGGCCTCTCTACAAAGTGGCTGTTGTGGGTGAGCACGGCACGGCTCTATTATTGCCAAGCTCGCTTCAGGCCATTCCACTTGGTTTACACGTAACGGCCTTCATTTAATTGACATCCTCTGGACAGATACGCTTATTACTGTTTAATTATGACACAAGGCAAGATCAGTCTCCTTATTCCTGTGAGCACAATACTAGTTGGTGTTTTGCACAAAGCTTGACGCTGAGAAATAGTCATGGGACCGACCATGTTCATGTCAGTATGTCTCATTTGTTTGAATGATCTAGTTCTGTCACGGTGCATTAGGTGCACCGTGCCTTGGAGGCATTAATAGAGGCACATTCAAGAGTCATGTTCATGTCAGTATGTCTCATTTGTTTGAATGATCTAGTTCTGTCAAGGTGCATTAGGTGCACCGTGCCTTGGAGGCATTAATAGAGGCACATTCAAGAGTCTTGAATGTGCTCAAAAACTGAAAGTACAGTAAACACATTAAGCCAGAATGCCTTCTATATAGACAATTTTAGTTCCAACCCATGGATGTCACCACCTTGGGCTGTAATTTccattacagtgaagctgttaaggggatTTGCGGAACGGTTTTTATGCAGAGAACACCAGCATGCGACAGCGTGGTCGATATCAAATGTAAATGCGACGCAGCGCCTGTTGGAGCCCCGAATTGAAGCATTCTGAAACTTTATTTGAAACTTAATATTAATGATTACAAAATAAAAGTTATGTTGCATATATCTCAATCAAATAGACAATTTATATGCACAGTTTTTTTAACCAGTAATCCGTAATTCCTGTCTCGCATACCTCCAACAAATTCTTGTTGGAGGTATGGCTGCGGTAGTAAAAGCTGACAATGTGGTGCTGCAACGCAGGGTGCATGGGAGCCATCACTAAGAAAAGCCAGCTATTACTGTGCGCGAATACAGCGGCAGTTTCAAGCAAGGCAGTGAGCCAGCAAGCAGGCCCCTAGTCCATCAGAAAGGATGTGAGAACTCatttatacagcttcgctgtgttTGATGTATCGGCTGTCAGATTGACATACAtctgaggattttttttttatattctatgTGGCGATATTCAGTTAATGCATTAATGAAATGCTGAGTGCGTGGTGCATGCACAAAAACATACTGTTTGTAAATATGCCGCGATACTGGCTGTTGCTCTTTCATTACAAATTGCCCTCATAAAACAGCCAATTTCTAATGATTCCTCAATACTTTCGCTACTGAAAGCTCCTCATGTATGAGGCACTGACTGCAACTTGGCAAACACACTTCTCATACATATGTACTGCTTCACTGAAACTGGCATCTCCTCCAAATATGTGTGCTATTCAACAACGGTCAGTCACATTGGTCAAAAACAACGTATAACAAGGTATCGTTCCCTTTCCGAGTGAAGCAAGCCTTGGCTGATGTCTGAAATGGTGGCTGCACAGCTTTGTGGGGAACACCGGTCACTCCTCAACTGCACTAGTGGTTGCTTATCTACTCAACATGCACTTAATTCATAGATGCTTGGATGAAACAAAAACTATCCCACATTTGTCCCTGCACAAGTTTTGTTTCATTGTCACTGACTGGACAAGACATCGGGGGTCTGTGCAAAGCTGCGTTTCTAAAGGGTGTGCACTGATGGCTGAATGATGTGCATATATAGAAGCTTCAGGTTTGTATATGTGCTGGTTGTCCTAGTTGAGGACAATGTTTTTAGGAATGAAAGGCTTCACAATTATCCAGATTGTCTTGACTTCTCGTTACCAGGCCATCTGGAGTTCGTTGCTGTCCTGTGTTGTTGGTGGCTTGTATATTCGTGAAGCCTTTACATCCCAAATAAATCATCTCTAACACCCTCTAACAATTGTCACGGCGAGTGAATAACATGTGTTCTCTCTGCAGGGTACCTGCTGGTGGGGCTGACATCTATGATGCTGCTGCTCAACGTGCTCTACGACATTCCGCAGCTCAACGTGGGCGTCTTCTTTCTGCTCAAGAGCGATGAGATGACCAATGACCCCGAGAAAGTGCGGCTGCACCATGGCCTCGGACCCAAGTACACGCAACAGATCGATGAGCCTCCACCACCACAGGTGCGCCACATCAAGGCTCGGCCGCCGCCATCCTCATCTTCACCCGAGGATCTGCCGTGACTGGCTACATGTTCATAGGCACAATACGCAGCAAGGCGTGCACAGAACAAAACAAGGAAACCATGGGCATAGCCACGGCTGTGTCCGTGGTGCGCAGAAAAGAGGCTTATATCTCAAAACACCTCAACGCGTTCCTGTGCTTTAGCAGAAGCTAGTTGCTGTATTATTTTCAGGTGCAGTGCTAGCACTGGCCTCAGCATAGCATAAATCTCTTGGAACAACACATAAGCAACACAATGTAGTTGTGATGCTGCGACACGGCTTCCAGCGCAGATATAGCTGTTAAGTACTTTTAAAGCTTGACTAACTGTGCGATACCAGGGTTGTCTGCACAGACATTGTGCCGAAATTTTGACTGATGATGCATGAAATTGGACACGTGAAGGGCAAAGTAGAGAAAGTACCAACACTGCTGGCCAGTCAAACCACTGCCTGAACTCGTAGATGAGACAGCGCGAGGCAGATGAGGGACATAGCACGATGCAAGTGTATTAGTGTCAGCAGAAACTGTGTTGTGTTAATCTATCTCGTCGCTCTTCTGCTCCAACGCTGCCTTTAGAATGAAACCTCGCCAACTTGCCCATCTATCTCCTTTTGAAATGCATGCAAAACAGTAAAGACTGAAGCTTTGAAGCACTAAGGTATGCAGTACTGTTAGCACGACGCCAGTCTTCAGTGTGACCGACCAAAATTGTACCCTGAAGAACTGTAAGTCTGTGAAGCTTAAAGTGGAATGGTTGAGAACTTGGACCTTTTGGTAAGGACAGATCTAATTAAACATTGCGAGTTGTAACTCTGGTTTgcaatgcggacgagctttctttTAAAACTATGACTACCCATTTCTGCCCCTCTGAATCATCTCAGGGGAGGCCCTTAGAAGAACTTGTGAAAGAATGTTGCGCATTTCCAGGTTCTTGTCACCTCTGTTGTAATACAGGCACATGCTCGCAATGTTCGCGTGGGTTTCTTATTAAAGGTTAGAGTCTGTACTGTTGCAGCAAGAACAGTTTTTCAGAGACTGGCACCGagcttgtttgtttgttgatCCTCTGTGGCAACCCAAAAGCAGTCTGAAGTGACATACAGTACCAAATGTTGTGTTGATAAAGGAGCTAGGTATGCATGGTTTGGCTGATTTATCCTCAGTGAAATTCCAGATAcaggtgccgtttcttggtgCATTTCATTTAATAGATAATACCACGTTCAAACacattatttatttgttttgttcAGAACTGATTGGCAGTATGCATCTTGAGGGGCTCTGCATAACAGAACTCTTAACATTTTCTCAGTGGAAAGAAAGGTGGTATCATCTGTCGCCAGGAGACCAAAACCGCTCCACATTCTCTTCTGTGCCAGGCATGTTGTCCTTCTAGAATGAACAGTGGAGCCACTCCTGCCACTCGGAAAATTAGCATGTCTCAACTGGCATATTGCTGGAAGTGATGCATACTTCCGATTTGTTCTAGGTGAATCAGGCAATTACTGTGTGGCGAAATTTTAACACAAACCAATCAGCAGTTTAGCCAGAAAAACCACTTGCACCTGCCTACCTTATCAATGCAACATTCCGCATAGCAGGCATGCAGCCCTCAGCAGGCCTTTCAGAAATGGCTAAAGTGGTGATATTTTTTACCTTCTAATTTGTCCAATTAAGTTGTTTGAGCACAAAAATGCAACAATTAAGTTTTTGAATGCAAGTTAGGTAAGAGTAATGGGATTCGCCTCATGCATGTGCCGGCAAAAAGGAGCAAAAAAGGTTGAGAATAAGTTAGTTTGTTTTACCGATATTCAAGGTGTGTAGTTGACATATTTCGGTTGCTTTCATTCACATCACAGGTTACTTACATCCTGGTTTACTGTGATGGGGTTATACGGCATCCAGACATCTTAAAGGGGCTCTAAAGAGAGAAATGGCttcagctgtattagtaaattaccatTACAAAGCATCAGAAAATGTCACTCTTGCCATGATAGGATTATCGACAGGccagaaaacacaaaaataagACAGGTGGCAATgctgccttgaagttcctgcagcTGCTAGTCATGATGTCAAGGATTTGACAATGACTGCTTGGGCCTAGTCAGGTTTCTATTGACAAAAATTAATTGCATCATGTTCTAAAGGAGAAAAACACTGCACTTGGCAAGCTTCAAGAACTCTTGCTGTGCTGTGCCACAACAGccaaaacattaaaaaataattcACAGCTTGCGATGTCGCACTGACTTACTggcaaaaaatattttaaaataagGTATGGCCTTCATTTCCTTTGCTACTAATCAACCTCTTACTGCGATGTTAATAAAAATAGTTTTTAGAAAGATCACATAGGTATGGAGATTATTAGTCTTACAAACGAGCAAAGTACGCACATCTAATCAAACAAACtatttgttcttgttttgttgtttttttccccttcttttcaGTTTTACACGGAGGGAAGAATAAAGAGGACAGGCCTCTGAGCCGCACGGTGTCTGGAGATGGCTCACTGCATGAAAGGACTTGTCAAGTTGAGGGCAGATTTTGTGAGGGTAATCTTACCAGGTCGTCTATAGCAATGAAGTTGAAATGCATGAAATAAATGCTGCAAATGGAATGCTTAGGGTGTATTTTGGCAACAATGGCCTTATGGGGACAGTAAAGGAAGTCATTACATAAGTCATTACACCTTTGAAGTGGCAGACATGGACTCCCATTTAAGAGCAGCAAGTCGGCCTGCCAGAAAATGAGGCAAAACAACGTGTTTGGCAGTGCCAAGCACAAGTACTGGAAGAAAATTCCCTGCAATGTAGCATGTAGTTGTAATAACTGGCCAAGGCTAAGTGTTGGTTAGAGAAACAATATCATTATGGTGCAATTTAAAGTAAAAGTAAATTTAACCTTGCGTGTTTAGTGGGCACTTCTAGAAGAAGCTCGCAGATCCATGTAGACTGCGAAATCTGCGATGTCGTGCATGACGTCGCAGGTGCTGTGGTTTTGGCGAGAGGAAAGGTGGAAATGGCCAAGTCAGTCTTCATTTGAACTTGTCTTCACCAAGAAGTCATTATTATCCCACTTAATAAACCTGAAATAATTTTGAGAGCGACCATGGTGATAGACCAGTTATGTCGGATGTACTTTTTGCCACTTAATGTTCCTTTAAAGGACTCTGTAGGAGCTCGCGAAGCAGCCAAGTTGGGCCTGGGAGCTTTCACAGTTACTTGAGACCTTTTTCTATGTTATCAATGCCTTAAAACATGCACGTGATTTAAGAGATGACAAAGGCAGGATACCTGCCTTGGTCTGTTGTCAGAGCTTGCATTCTGAGAAATGCTGCGTGCTTGGCCTTCGATTTCAAGCCAAAAAATGGTTTCTTTTCCTTGTGCTTCCACTGCACATTATGTAGCAGCCTTCCTGTTGGCTCACGTCAGTGCTTGCTCGAAAACACCAGCGGGGTGGAAGGACGTGAAACTAGCTCTTAGCAGCAAGGCCTAACTACAGCAAACAAGAATAGCTACAGAACTTGCAGCTATGTGTATCATCTGCTTTCTTTAATGCCTCTGTTAGGCAGCAGTAGTTAAATGTGATTCTCTGTCAGGTCGACCTGTCTTGAGTGCTGCTTACTTGGGTTGGCTAGGGCAGGCCACCGATGTAACATGCCTAATACAGCTTGTAAGCTTTTAGTCAGATAGACCACAGCACTGCACGTGTTCATGTCCAAGCACAAGGACATATTGATTTTCTTCTGAATTCACTTTTGCTATATGACCAGGATATTGCTTGTGCCCATGTACGTCAAATTTGTTTGTAAGCGTGGTATGTAGCCTGCGACTGTCATGCAGACAGTGAGAGTTGTGGCAATCCTCTCTTCCTCTCACCTTGTGCATGGTGTGTGTGccacagcaaaaagaaaaacagatcTCCCATCACCTTGTGTTTGAAtggttgtgtgttgtgtgttctGTGTAATTGTTTTACTGGATGTCGGTGCACTAATTTCGTCAGGAGGCTGCCTATCCTCCAAACCATTAGCTGCGTTGTACAATTGCATTAACATGTGGTAAAACAGACAAGACCACTGGGTAGCTCTGCATTGTGTTACACGTTACAGCTAACATGAAGAGTGAAGCAACATGAACAACTGTAACTTAGACCAGATtgctaagcaaaaaaaaaatgacctgTTTTTCAGTGAATGAATTCTGTGAACTAGAGAGGAATCGGAAAGGGAACTTCAAATGATAATTCGTTTAATTTGGTCTAACACACACTGTCACCAAAGTTTAATTAAACCTGGTACACTCAATATTGCCACGTACTGTATGTTAGCCTGGTTGTTGATCCTGTAGATTAGAAATTGCAGTGTAATAATGCCACAGTTCCAATGAAATGGATTAAATTGAAATGATCCCAGTGGTTTATTTTCGGCCTGGACAACCTCATTACCAATCATTTTCAAACCTGCATTCACACACTTTATTGTTAGAAATGAGAAATATTGGCACATCTATTATCTAAAGTGAACACTTGTGCTAATCTCCCAAATGTACATAGATTGTCAGCCCTGGCATGAATATGTTAGTGATATCAGTGTAAATTGTTTCTATGCCTCCCCTGATCTCGAAATAGATGTGGCTGTTCTGAGATGTTCAACAGAAACATTCAGGTTGTTCAAGAAATGTCAGTCTGCAGGTCTTCACGCCTAATTTGAACTTAATGCTGATGAACTATAAAAACATATTCGAGAAGCTAGACTTAAGAAAAGATGCGGCACCCAAATTTTGGATGTCACATCAGGCAAGCTTAAATGACAAACTTTATTGTCACGCCTGTAGTGAGGTGTATGACACAACAGCATGTAATTAAGTGGGCTGTTATGCTGGCTCATGAAGGAACCCACAGAATAAGCTCATTTAGGCTGTGGCATCACTTGCAGCAATTCTTTATTGAAGAGTGCAAATTGCTGGTGAAAACTTGCATCCCAAGGCCCTTCAAAGATGACTTGCCTTTACCTTAAAAATGTTTGCACTGACATGACTCAACTATGTAAACCACAGCAACAGGTCTTGCCTCTCCAGGCATTAAACTCGGAGGAACATTTGTGGAACTGCTCTCTCTTGCCACACGTTTTCACTCACCACTGCAGTGTGGCCATCACATTGTGCAACTCTTCAGTGTCAGTCACAATTTTTCAAGTGTAGTAGTACCGTCTAATGTAGGTTTGATGCCACTATGCCAAAGAACCTTGAGGTACTGTATGACTGTTTTAATTTTTATGCAAGAATTCGACAAaatgagcctttttttttttcttttgttcagtcACAGACTGCATTGTTTAAACTGCACCCCACAATGCTCGAGGTTCACTTGAAAAAATAAATTGCCGCGCTAATAGTCCTACACAAAATGGCTGTGGCTTCAGTGGTGTAGCTGCAACTTTCCTGTTTGAGAACTGTTTCGGAGCTCTTTCATTAGACACACACTTGATTCACCTGCACTTGCCGTCATAGCTTACTCGAGAGCTCTGCTGGACAATGCCATGGTTCTCCCACTTCTCAACCCAACCTTCCTTACGAAAATCACCTTTGAGCTTCTTCAAGTGTTAGCCGTAGCATGCCTTGTTATATTTGTCTCCCGTGCAGTTCGTTGTGAAACCAGCATATCATTCTGTAACCATGTGATAGTGACGTCCATGACGCTTTCCTGCAGTAGCTGGGACAAATGTATTTAATTTCTCAAGAACCTTCTAGCTCTGAACACACCATATCTATGTTACAATTTAATGCTTTCTTCATTGTGTGGACAAagactattaaaaaaaaaaaaagaagagtgtgGGCTCGTGTTGATAGAAGGTGCATTTTTATTTGAAGTGATAACGTGTCTTGTGTAAAGCTTAATGCACTTTGCTCCTGTCATGCACATCTTTTAAGAATTGTAAAACACTGAGAGCTCTGTTGCATAATTAACTGTTGAACACGGTtcctgataaaaaaaaaggtcaatATAGATATACATTGTTTGCTCAAGAAGAGTATAGTTTTAGTGGCCAGGCACACAAAGACATATTACTTATGTCTACCTACATTAAGATGGACAGCATTAGAACAGCAAGGAAATGAGTGTAATGCTTGCTACTGTCTCTCCCAGTTTTTattcgcagctttttttttttctttcaagtgaCATGGGAGGTGTGTGCTGCTTGCTCCCATCACCCTTTTAAAATGTACTCAACTTCACCCAAATCGGCATTTGCCTGCACTATATGTCCGAATACCGCAGTGTGCCAAACACGCATTTCAGATTTGTGAttacttattttttattttttgcttgaaaAATAGCACTGCTAAGCTGCGCTTTTTAGCACCTGACCATAAAAGTCCCACGTCCAAGGTTCAACGACACTTCACATGTGATACTTCATATTgaaatatacatataaatatatataaagatattatatatatattatacataaCTATAAATGTGTCTATATGTACATATAAACATTCATTGTGGTTGTTTGTTGTGTGCGATGGTGGCTTACAAGCCATGCCTGTTTGCTTCTATAGAACTTTGTAACTGTTATGGAACAGAGTGAAAGAAAAGGAGCTGAATAAAGATGGAAATGTTTGTGGGTCTTTGTTCATGAAGTCTTGTGTCGGCTTTCCAGTCCCATAGGTGCAAGATTACATCATATTTGCAAGATAGTTTTGAATAAAATGTAAAGTGTTACGTTCGGCAAAaaattgcaaaaaagaaaaataatggtGTTTATATTTAAGCAAGTACAGCGCTAGAGATGCTAGCCTTAAATTCTTTTATACGTACTACAGTCAAAGCCAAAAAATGCTGAAAATTGGTGAACGGTAATAAAAGTTCTTTTATTACTTAAGATGTTCAAATATTTATAAAAATTCACAAAGATTGTTCAGCAGGGGTGCTGTGAACATGGCTGTGCACACTTTGCTACATAGTCGCAGCTAGAATGATCTGCATCACAAACAAATATTCATGAAGGGTGCCAACTACATAAGAAAATGAAGGAAAGACATTTTGGCTCCCTTGAGTAGAGCCTGGTTCACAACGAAACTGAGTACTCGGTAAACAAAGCTCTACAGATTTCAAAATATGATGCAAACAGTGCGCATACATGTTGGGAAGGGTTCCGTCATTCTGATTGCGATTGCACACTGTAGTTTGTACAATAAGCAATTCCAGGAGGTCGGTGTCCTTACTTAATTTCACGATTCTTCCCGGCCAGATGGGCATCAGTCAAATATTCAAAAGTTCATTGTATATGAAATATTCAAGTAATCGTGAACTAACTTTTGGGCACTGTTATATGTTTCTATGGACTAGGTGGCAGTGCTGCAGGCAGGTCTATTTAAGTCTGAAAAATTGGGCGGTGACGGTATTTGCTTTCTTTTTAAATCAGTTTTGTCCTCAAATGGGTGAAAATAAGAGTCTGTAAAATCGTTTATGTTGTTACATCAAACTCTAGAAATTTGGAATTTCACAATAAATTCGTAGAATGGCCAAGTAGACGCAGAGA encodes the following:
- the LOC119457477 gene encoding potassium channel subfamily K member 1-like isoform X3 encodes the protein MRLARSNVRLLVLIAFYFLFIVIGASIFSTIEAPHENSVIRKLRAKRAAFLEEHPCVKDEALESFIVEIVRAHENRVSPVKNVTSDPNWSFGHSFFFSSTIITTIGYGNITPLSTGGKIFCIVYGLIGIPLTLILLSAFVERLLIPVTYILQFLNSRLGHLYQAFNIRVLHLFIVGLLVVIFFFLVPAAIFSSLEPEWDYVDSLYYCFISLTTIGLGDFTPGDSYEQPYRPLYKVAVVGYLLVGLTSMMLLLNVLYDIPQLNVGVFFLLKSDEMTNDPEKVRLHHGLGPKYTQQIDEPPPPQVRHIKARPPPSSSSPEDLP
- the LOC119457477 gene encoding potassium channel subfamily K member 1-like isoform X2 yields the protein MMDRNLEIGGGEMMMVTDTQKLVLPQSTESLVKPMGYAGGGGNGKSAHYKRLMGMRRSNFLLVLLVLMQMSYLCFGAFMFCSFEGPGEQELRRHLKMFRAAFLRNFSCLNDEALESFIVEIVRAHENRVSPVKNVTSDPNWSFGHSFFFSSTIITTIGYGNITPLSTGGKIFCIVYGLIGIPLTLILLSAFVERLLIPVTYILQFLNSRLGHLYQAFNIRVLHLFIVGLLVVIFFFLVPAAIFSSLEPEWDYVDSLYYCFISLTTIGLGDFTPGDSYEQPYRPLYKVAVVGYLLVGLTSMMLLLNVLYDIPQLNVGVFFLLKSDEMTNDPEKVRLHHGLGPKYTQQIDEPPPPQFYTEGRIKRTGL
- the LOC119457477 gene encoding potassium channel subfamily K member 1-like isoform X1, with product MMDRNLEIGGGEMMMVTDTQKLVLPQSTESLVKPMGYAGGGGNGKSAHYKRLMGMRRSNFLLVLLVLMQMSYLCFGAFMFCSFEGPGEQELRRHLKMFRAAFLRNFSCLNDEALESFIVEIVRAHENRVSPVKNVTSDPNWSFGHSFFFSSTIITTIGYGNITPLSTGGKIFCIVYGLIGIPLTLILLSAFVERLLIPVTYILQFLNSRLGHLYQAFNIRVLHLFIVGLLVVIFFFLVPAAIFSSLEPEWDYVDSLYYCFISLTTIGLGDFTPGDSYEQPYRPLYKVAVVGYLLVGLTSMMLLLNVLYDIPQLNVGVFFLLKSDEMTNDPEKVRLHHGLGPKYTQQIDEPPPPQVRHIKARPPPSSSSPEDLP